From the genome of Candidatus Methylomirabilota bacterium, one region includes:
- a CDS encoding alpha/beta hydrolase domain-containing protein: MAVVRLEVARREPVLGGARFGAVGAYEKLEGVLHFAVDPARPVHAPIADLSRAPRNARGLVESSADFSLLRPVDGGRRRLLLDVPNRGRKIALGMFNSTPRSNDPTTREDFGNGFLMRHGYTVAWIGWQPDVPRRDGMMALTVPRVPGVSERVRCEFRPNARVDVLPLADRYHIPHPVARPDDPDAELHVREHADGPPAAVPRSAWRFPDASSVALDGGFAPGRIYECYYRAEDPPLVGLGFTAVRDTASFLRWGGAEQGNPCASAIDHSYVFGVSQSGRFLRHLLYLGLDEDEEGRFVWDAVVPHVAGARRGEFNCRFGQPSLNALHAVGSLFPFTDGEQEDPLTGQRGALLHRLATRPTPPRIFTINTAAEYWRGDGSLVHTDVTGKQDVTPPAFVRQYLFAGTQHTPGAIPPPAADPNTGGRGLHTFSVVDYSPLLRAALVNLDRWVTEGVEPPASAVPRLADSSAVAAESTRAVFAAIPGARFPDQLPRPRRLDFGSEVERGIVTVPPKIGAPYVTVVPAVDGDGNDRPGIRPSELRVPLATFTGWNPRHPDQGAPGDLMAMMGSTLPFARTAAARARAGDPRRAIDERYAGRDDYRARVRSDAQAMVAARHLLAEDVDAVVERAGALWDLLCPR; the protein is encoded by the coding sequence ATGGCGGTGGTGAGACTCGAGGTGGCGCGCCGCGAGCCCGTGCTGGGCGGCGCCCGGTTCGGCGCCGTGGGCGCCTACGAGAAGCTCGAGGGCGTGCTCCACTTCGCGGTGGACCCGGCCCGCCCGGTGCACGCCCCGATCGCCGACCTGTCGCGGGCGCCCCGCAACGCGCGCGGCCTCGTCGAGTCGTCGGCCGACTTCTCCCTGCTGCGGCCCGTCGACGGCGGGCGCCGTCGGCTCCTGCTGGACGTTCCGAACCGCGGCCGCAAGATCGCGCTGGGCATGTTCAACAGCACGCCGCGCTCGAACGATCCGACCACTCGCGAGGATTTCGGCAACGGGTTCCTCATGCGGCACGGCTACACGGTGGCGTGGATCGGGTGGCAGCCCGACGTGCCGCGGCGCGACGGGATGATGGCGCTGACCGTGCCGCGCGTGCCGGGCGTCTCGGAGCGCGTGCGCTGCGAGTTCCGGCCCAACGCTCGGGTGGACGTGCTGCCGCTGGCCGACCGCTACCACATCCCACATCCGGTGGCGCGCCCGGACGATCCCGACGCCGAGCTGCACGTGCGCGAGCACGCCGACGGGCCCCCGGCGGCGGTGCCGCGCTCGGCCTGGCGCTTCCCGGACGCCTCCTCGGTCGCCCTCGACGGCGGCTTCGCGCCCGGGCGCATCTACGAGTGCTACTACCGCGCCGAGGATCCGCCGCTGGTCGGTCTCGGCTTCACCGCGGTGCGCGATACCGCCTCGTTCCTGCGCTGGGGCGGCGCCGAGCAGGGCAACCCCTGCGCGAGCGCCATCGACCACTCGTACGTGTTCGGGGTCTCGCAGAGCGGCCGCTTCCTCCGCCATCTCCTCTATCTCGGGCTCGACGAGGACGAGGAGGGCCGGTTCGTGTGGGACGCGGTGGTGCCGCACGTGGCCGGCGCGCGGCGCGGCGAGTTCAACTGCCGCTTCGGCCAGCCCTCGCTGAACGCGCTCCACGCGGTCGGCAGCCTGTTCCCGTTCACCGACGGCGAGCAGGAGGATCCGCTGACCGGCCAGCGGGGGGCGCTGCTCCACCGCCTCGCCACGCGGCCCACCCCGCCGCGCATCTTCACGATCAACACCGCCGCCGAATACTGGCGCGGCGACGGCTCGCTGGTCCACACCGACGTGACGGGCAAGCAGGACGTGACGCCGCCAGCGTTCGTGCGGCAGTACCTCTTCGCGGGCACCCAGCACACGCCGGGGGCCATCCCGCCGCCGGCCGCCGATCCCAACACCGGGGGCCGCGGGCTCCACACCTTCAGCGTGGTGGACTACTCGCCGCTGCTCCGCGCCGCGCTGGTCAACCTGGACCGGTGGGTGACCGAGGGCGTCGAGCCGCCCGCGAGCGCGGTGCCGCGTCTGGCCGATTCCAGCGCGGTCGCGGCCGAGAGCACGCGCGCGGTGTTCGCGGCGATCCCCGGCGCGCGGTTCCCCGATCAGCTGCCCCGGCCGCGGCGTCTCGATTTCGGCTCCGAGGTGGAGCGCGGCATCGTGACCGTGCCGCCGAAGATCGGCGCGCCCTACGTCACGGTCGTCCCCGCAGTGGACGGGGACGGCAACGATCGCCCGGGCATCCGCCCCTCCGAGCTGCGGGTGCCGCTGGCCACGTTCACGGGGTGGAACCCGCGGCACCCCGATCAGGGCGCCCCGGGCGACCTCATGGCCATGATGGGATCGACGCTGCCGTTCGCGCGCACCGCGGCTGCCCGCGCCCGCGCCGGCGACCCGCGCCGCGCGATCGACGAGCGCTACGCGGGTCGCGACGACTACCGCGCGCGCGTCCGGAGCGACGCGCAGGCCATGGTGGCGGCGCGTCACCTGCTGGCCGAGGACGTCGACGCGGTCGTGGAGCGGGCCGGCGCCCTCTGGGACCTGCTCTGCCCGCGCTGA